Proteins encoded by one window of Prosthecobacter debontii:
- the cas2 gene encoding CRISPR-associated endonuclease Cas2: MSDRSSTSSSRHTYLVCYDVAHAKRLRQVFKICKDHGTHLQFSVFECDLNPRELVQLQRTLKEVIKHDEDQVLFVSLGPAEGRGDRVISSLGLPYSRFDAPCYVV; the protein is encoded by the coding sequence ATGTCCGACCGCAGCTCGACCTCCAGCTCCCGCCACACGTATCTGGTGTGTTATGACGTGGCCCATGCCAAGAGGCTTCGGCAGGTCTTCAAAATCTGCAAGGACCATGGGACCCATCTGCAATTTTCTGTGTTCGAATGCGATCTGAACCCGCGTGAGCTGGTTCAGCTCCAGCGAACCTTGAAAGAGGTCATCAAGCATGACGAGGATCAGGTGTTGTTTGTCTCCCTTGGCCCAGCCGAAGGACGCGGCGACCGGGTGATCTCATCCCTAGGCCTGCCCTATTCTCGGTTTGATGCGCCCTGCTACGTGGTGTAA